The genomic region GAGAGCCTAATGAaacacccccacccccaccccctccCTCCTCCCACCCACCTCAAACGCTCCCTCCTCCCACCCGGAGGAGATATTGTTGGGTGAGTGTATGGGTGCGACACGAACACGGTCCACCCATAGGAGAGCCTAATGAaacacccccacccccacccccaccccctccCTCCTCCCACCCACCTCAAACGCGCACGCGCACGCGCACacaaaaaagtattttttttgttaagcaATCGCATGAGAGAAAAAAGAGACGGTAGTTGCAGGTTAAAGCTCAGAGACTTGAGGTGGCTCTCTGGAATGCCACCTGAATAAACGGGAGATGCCTTCTTCTGTCACCTCACCTCCAATCAAATTGATTTGATTTGGCCATGGAAAACTGTGATCAATTGTTATATCAAAGCGACAGCAAATCGACGCTGGATTTGTGGACGGATTGATCAATGTGCACTACTTGTTTGTTTTGTGTGATGGGGCAAAACTTGAATGGGGTGTCCGATCACGTCATACAATTTTTACGGTTAAAGTTTTAtcgaaatttttttgttgttattaatTTTAGTGGTGTTGGCCATATGATAAAATATTTGAAAGGGGTCCGAAAAAAAAACCGTTTGTTCGATAAACATTTATTACGTCATAAATTAGTAACAGTAGAATATATGTAATATGAAAGGACCGTTGGTGTAAAACCTGCAAAGTTGGGTTGCGGTGGTAAAAGCCATGCCTATGAAAGTTTCCATCACCGACAAAAGAAACCCTACCTAACCCTACATGGTAAAACTGTAGTATAGCATCCAAAGGCTACATCTATACGGCTCGAGACAGATCACATCACAAAGATGGACGTAAATTCTACCATTGTCGAATGTATGACGTGGTCAGGCACCTATATCTAATGTAATTAGATTATCTTCAACCTTTAGGATAAAATCTAAAACTTTTAGTTCAAAAatagtttttctgctccaatcattctggtttaaattttttatcctgagattattaaagaataaatttaagctaattttttcttttaatgtaattttttaaataaaaaattatgtacactatcataatttaattttatgaacattttaacctaaaaatatttaaatttttataaatattgaaaaatcactaaatttggatgaatattgagttaaataattttttttatttattttaaccgttagatcttttttttttaccattacatttgattatattcgatatcagccgttggattcaataaatcctaTGAGATATGCCTATGTGGGTGGGGTCCTGCTGGTGGTGCCCACATTATTTTATAGGCTAAATTGTGTTGGTGGGGTGGGGGAATTTGGCTTTTGTTTTGCTATTAGCTTTTAGTTCACACATTTAGTAtgagttgggttgggttggatttgAAAGGAGAATAAAGCCTAAAAAATAGCATTCAGCCCAAAGTTGGGTTTGTTCTTACTATTCAAACTTATAGAGCTTTGATGAGAGTCGGGAGAGGTACAGAGAGGGGCTGGGCTGGGCTGCCAAAACTGACGCAATGTTTTGTCCCAATCTATCTGTTTCTTCTCGTGGCAGTGCAGCATCTAAAATCTGTCTCGCTCGTACATAAAACTAGTTCACTGTTTATCTGACGTTTTGGTTCAATAATGATGATAAACCCGTCATACTTCTTTgcataagagagagagagagagagagagagagaaagagaagcgGAGAGTAGAAGAGAGAAATTAATGGTGGAAAAAGCCAGGGTTTTGCAAAGCTGAAGAGACAGAAGGGGAAGTCCAAAGTCAGACTTTCTTGGCTCTTCGttgtcttcttcctctctctccagAATTATTCATGGCTGGCAATGGCATTGCTTTTGCTTCAGATTCTGACTGAATGATACCGTtcattgggggggggggggggaccatAGATACGTATGCATACATaaatataatacacacacacacacacacgaaagTCCTTCTTTcgtttaagtgctttttcacTTTTGCTTTCTATTCTTCTTGCCGTCCGCATAGTTTTGCATAGTTTGCATGCATGGTAATGTAAATTCGTAATTACACTGAAAAGGCCATGTCACAAGTGCTAGTCAATACCCTCAATTTATgttcacatctctctcttccacTCCCCTTTTGCCCCCAATCTTAATCCGAGATCCTCTCACTCTTTTGTCATCTCTTATGCCTCTATCTCCCCTCTCACGCACGAAATATAGTTTTCTAACAATGCTAGTGATTATCCTCTGTCCTCAtgtgtatattatataattttgtaaCAATGCTAACGATTCTGCTTTGTCCTCAGATGTATATTTTCAGTGGGTAGTTACACACAAGATTTATTCATGATAATGaactaattaatgaaaaaaatagatGAGACCCCAATATATTTTGGTTCAACTATTTAAGGTATCTTTTTTGCTAAACCAATATTCTTTTTTAAAGTACTCCAATTTGCAGAGAGGAGAATTCAAACTCTTGTACTAGTCAACTGATCTAACCCACATTTGCCGCTTCAATCTGGTAATTTTGGTTGATGTTTGTAGCCAAAATGTTTACATGTGTATGTTGAGAACTGCACATAAAATTCATCTGGGAAAACCATATTTGCCGTGAGTTTGGCATGCAGATTAATCATGAATCATGATTCGTAGTTTACTTAGCATAAGAAACTCAGCTGTTCTTCTGTTACATTGGCCTAACCATCTCTGTGGCCTTAACTATAATTAACCCTAATGAATTAATTGCCATGTTAAGGAGGTTAATTAAATGGATTAAAACTCAGCAGTAAAACATGAGTTTCTTAACATTCTCACTAAGTTTTGGTAGAGCCATTTCCTTCGGAGGGCCGGCTCTGGAGAGCGTAGAACCACTTCTggtataagttgtggattctgATCTCTCAAGGTAAAGCCTGCCTCGATACGCCGCCAAGTGAGCGTAGTAAGCTGGGGGCACCAGCGAAACCGGCTTCGTGCACCTTGCGTACGTGTAGCACAGAATGTTAACCAGCTTCTGCAGTTCATCTGAGGTGAACTCGTTTTCATCCCGCAAAATGTGGTAATGAGTTGGCCTGCTTGTTCCCTTAACTCCCCAATGACTGCAAAGATAGAAGTCGAATTCTTTCGGGTGAGTGATCACGGTATCCACAACGGTTCCAGGGGGAATGTTTTCATCGAGTAATTGGTTCTGCTTCGAAGACGGATCAATTTTGAAAGGGAACAGCCTTGTGTGATGCCTCTTCTGAACCACTGCAAATGTTATGGGAGGCGCATAACCGGGAAGCTTAGAACATGCCCCTTTAATGGATTGCAGCTCCTCTTGAAGCACTTTGTAGAATTGCGTTTCGCTTACCCCGTCTCTGAAGAAAATGATTCTCTTGGGGAGTTTGCCAACTTCCTGGCAAAACTCATTCAATAATTCTTCCACCATTGCGTCAAGATCCTGGATGATTTCTTGTCGATGTGTCTGAGATCTCATTCTCGAAACATACTTGTTTGCCGCTGGCCAATTCATGCTACCAACCACAGCAGCAACAGAAGGACTAAAGTCATCGAGTGGATGCGGATGGGTCACATCTGCGCCCAGGAAGATCACTGGCTCATCAGCAAGAAGCAGCCGCGGGATTTGAGATGGTAATGAATTGTACAAGGAAACCGTGCATCCTCCAACTTTAGCATTGATCTTAAGAGCTAGGTTTGCCAAAAACTGCGAACCCAACTTCCCGAGGTTTGAGTACAAGCAGCATTGGCTTAAAACCCCAATGCTTGTGTCCGCAATTCGCTTGAGATCTCCGTAGCCTTTGTGCTTTCTTTCCATTACACATATAAGCAGCTGGAGATTGTTTGATGCAGCTCTTTGGATTCTTTTGAGCTTAGATTCTAACAGCGACACGTTGTTAAGCACTTGGGATGGTTCGAATTGGGGGCTAACAATCGTGTTCTTGTTGAGGAAGATTCCCAGTTGTTCACATCTTTGAGATAGCTGGCGTATGAATTTCGGGATGCTGTTCTTCTGATCAGGGGTGCCACCGAAACTAATCAATGCCCACCTCTCGATTCGAGTACCTTCAAACACATGGCTGTCCATAAGATTCCACTGCCGGTCAAGACGAGAGGGAATTAGGTCTCTTACATGACCACCATCACCAAGCTTTAGCTTCGGAGGTTGAAGAACTCTTCCTTTTAATTGCGTCATGTCTCTCGAAACATGGAGCTTGAATTCTCTTTCCTGAATGCCACTGCAAGAggacaaaaaaatgaaatgaacatCAACAAATAATCAGACAGCAAACTGAAACACTTCTTTGAATTTGAGAGATTACCTTGTTGGCCCAACAGGACCTCTCATAACTCCATCGATAATGGCTTTTCGTTCTTTCGGTCGTTGGCAGCCCATCTTAAGTATCCTTGCAGTCTGATCATCAGACAGCTTCCCGAGGAACTTCTGGCCTTCACAGATCATACATAGCTCCATCGGAAGATAGCACGGTTTACTCCTACTAATCTGCAAACAAGGCAAATTCCTGAATTGTATATCATAGTTATAGTGATCCTTAAAGTAAGTCAACAGCCTCAAATTCTTCCCATCCCTGTCTGCAAACCAAAGATTTTCAGTGGCTTCCTCGGTTAAGCCAAAAACGCGGTATCTCTGAACAGTTTCTCGGTGGCAAACAAAGAGCCTGATGTTCTTCAATGCCTTCTCCActtctttcctttctttctcagTTAAACCCCTTGTCTTCCTTTGAGGAAGGTCTTGAAGAAACTCAAGGCGCTTCTGTAAGTATGGGATCACTCCAACGCTTTCGTGGAATGCAGTCACGGAGAAATCAACATTGAGAGCTAGTCCTTGTTGCGTTGGTCGAAGGCTCTGGAAGAACCCTCTCAGTCCTACAGCCCCTCCTCCAATTGCTTTACTTCCACCCATTGAACTCGAGTAGAGTGATCTTCCCACAGGTACGCACTTCTCCAATGGCGCCTCCCTCAAGACGACATCCAAGGCGTGGAGATAATCCTGAGGAAGCGGCTTCCATTCATCACCCCGATTGTTCAAGTAACTACTCAATTCCTTCGCATCTAGCTTTGACACGAGTTTGATATTGACCCGAAAAAGTTTATGTTCTTGATGCTTCTCTTGTAAGTCATTGAATGCCCCATATGGCAATGTTGGCTTGCTTGCGGGGATGGGGAGGCTTACATAGAATTCAAGCCTATCGTCTCGGAATTCAACGGCGCTGTAAAGATTCTTCCGGCCATCATAAGCCGGAATTGCACCGGATAGCACAGCCGAGTTATCCTCCATCAGCTTCTGTTTGATCATTCTAGCAACTTCCTTCGAGGGGTTAGGGGAAATGTCGACATTGTAATGGAAAATTTGCTGCGATGAATCAAATTGGACAAGAAAATGGTTAGCCAAGAGGGAGATTACAGTCCCTTCCACACCACCAGAATCTGGCCTCCTTGCAGTCACTATTGCTTTTCCTGTCCTTGCAGCTGTGAGCAACttccttccatcttctcctATAAATGGTGAACTGGTTTGCTTCTGATACGCCTCTGTAGCTTCTGATTAATAGTAAATAtcaagattattaaaaaatttaaggaATTTAAAGCCTAAAATCAaccatttttattgaaattaaTGCTTCTGAACTGGTAACATATATCATATTTTCAACAATTACCCTTCTCAATGCAGATAAATTTCTATCCATCTCTATAGCAGAAAGTAAATTACTGGGAGAACAAGAACCAAATATGTGAAACTGAAGGTAAAATATAAAAACCAGAACTTTGAAACACAGAGAGAAAAAATGACATGCAACGAAAGGGGAACTAGCAAAAAAAAGCAGAGGGCTTTGAGGCTTACTTGGTGAAATTGTGAGTTGGGGCACCTGGGTTTGGGAGGAGGCGGCAAAAGGAGGAGTATTGAGCCTGCATGAAGGTTTCTGGAGGTGGGTTTTTGATCGGAAGTGGTGGTTTGGAGGCAGCGGTGGAGTTAGAGCGAGTTGCAGAGGGAGGAGAggagggagaggaagaagagcaGGGTAGGAGGAGGAGTATCTCTGATAATACTGGTTCTGGTTGCAGAAACCGAACTGGTTTGCGTGGTGGATTAgtggttggtggtggtggtggttctgAGGATTGGCTCTGGTGCCGCCCCTCAGGGTTCTGGTCTTGGGGTGGCATTTCTGGTTGCCATTGGAGTTTTCTGtgtcttccatggcttgattgaGTGAGAAAACAGGAGTGAGAAAGGCGTGGAGGCTGTGAGCATGAGAGATAGGATGGCTTCTGTTTTGTGATATGAGTGAGAAGGAAGATGCCTGAGCAGAAAACAGGAGTGTGTAGTTATAGcagacacagagagagaggaagaggaaagaGAGTTTGGGTTTTAGTTCCGGAGTCTTGTAAGGTTCTTAATGTCGGGAGGGTTTTGATTCCGGTAAGTTTAGTTTGAAAGGGAAAAGTGGACTGATGCCTAAGAAAAGGTAAAAAGACTTGTCAATCTATTTGGACTTATTAAAGCAGTCtctgcagagagagagagagagagagagagagagaggagagagagagagagagagagagagtgtgtgtgtgtgtgtgtcttagGGTAGAGTAAAAATTGGGTCGAGTTAATTGGTTAGGGCAGCTTTcaattttgaaatgaaaaattgaaaaataagttCAGTATCTTATTACGAATGACGTGATAAGACTGTTCTATTAAAGATTTTATcatatttgaagaaaaaaactttGGTTGAATTACTTCATTGAACGTTCGTATATTACTGACATACAACGTTCTTTAGCCTTTGTAAAAGATGCTTTAAGAATAACGTGATCAGATTTTTCACTCATGTTTTTTATACATATGTACCTAGTCATCGTACCAATAATATAGTATTATATATTAAATTCTTATTACATTACATTATATAACAGAGATGAAACGCTACACCGTCATGCTTTTCTATTTTAGGGTATTATCATTCAAACACCTTTTTGGTTTATTGACTACCTTTCAAAAACATGGGTTCTTCTACCTTAGATTTTTTTCCTTGAAAATGTTTGGAAGTCAAATGAGGAGGGAAAGGTTTGGccttttaaacaaaattataattgTTGGTGGTAATTATTAGGGTTCTTCTTATCCTTttacactatttttttaattcatcttTTGTACTTTGCGAGTTCTATTTCTACAAATTCACAATGTTTGACTGGCTATTTTCTCCTTTTGTTTAAGGCATCATTGTCTTTGTAAACGGTTAATCTGGATCTTCTGGGGCCATTTTTATGCGACCTTCAAGTGTTAGTCAAGGTTGAAAAGTTAAGAGAACAAATAAAATACATGGACTCTTAGAGGATTGTCCACATAAGATTGATGACATCTTAgattaagaggaaaaaaaaacctaaaacacTTATTTTATTCTATCGCTCTTTTGAATATCGATATTGCTTCTTTTTTAGGATTAGTTTGAAATTGCTGTGTTTTTTTTCCAAAACTACTTTTTCAAACCtactttaattttttgttattttaaatccatgattttgagaaaaaaaaaaacttttttttttttttttgcatttaccaaacacaatctTGTCCCAACTTTTTgaaaagatgttttttttttaaaaaaaaaaaatttaaataatgcCGAACCAACTCTTAATTATTTGTGCATTAAActgattattttataatatctttttttttcactcgaaaaattaaaagagtatAAGAGATTGAAAAAGAAGCGTTTAGatcatcaattttcttttattttcaataccCACATTATGAAGGGCTTAAACAAATTTGTATTTCTTTGTCCATTTAACATTATTGAACATTTTTTCATTCGTATTTCCACTTTTATTACTACTTGCTGCCCCCCTTTTGCAGCATCTTTTGTAAACACGATTAGTGCTAGTGTGATGATAAGATCATAAGAAGGGGAGAGATGTTTTAATGAGCGGTCAACATGGTTTGGTACACGAAGTGTTACAATATAaatggttcaatttttttttttcaacaatccaaccgtgaAAAATGCTAAGGgaactctctcaaaagtgagactctATAGAGTCTTTACTGTCTCATGTTTTTGctataatgttttataatgttgacatgaGAATATAAGGTGGCAGAGAGTCTATGGAGAGTCTCACTTTGAGAGAGTCCTCTTAACATTTTTCATCCAACCatttgtattataacacttTATATATCAAACCGTATTCCCGAcatactaaaaaatttctctaataaAGGGTCCATTGATGCACTTAGGAAAGTGAGCTCCTTTGTATTTTAAGGATAAACATAGTTGGAATGTGGTGACGGGACAATATAATTAGAGTGGAGCCTATAAAGATTTAAATTACCTTTCAAGATTTAGGACCACATAATATCCATTGTCCATAGCTTCtactatttttctatttttttggccATATAGTCTCCATTGTTTTGGTTTGTACGATATGAATGATATTTACATGGGCTTTTAAGTCAAAAAGTCTTGCGTACAACTAAAATTTCTTATGACACTCATCACGTGAAAAGAATGATAACATGTCAGACGTTTTTactcaagtttttcttcttatgACGTTTCTTTAACGGTGTCAATATCATCGATGCCCGTGATGACAACTtggaaaaggaaaggaagaaaacGAGGAAACATAAAATGGAGACAAAAGATCAAATCCCCCCACTGTAACGTTCAAGCAACAAGACTATGTAGTTGACTTAATCTGATTGAAGCTGATTAGCAGAAACTAATGACTCTTAAGATTGATTAGCAGAGACTAATGACTCTTAAGTTTGATTAGCAGAAACTAATGTCTATGTTTTATAATTCATGTGCTGGTCATTGCGTCATATAAGATTATATATTACCAGCACTCCAATAttatatagatttttttttttttggacaagtAAAATCCAATATTATATAGATGAATATTATGAAAGTTGTGGAGATGAAATATGAATTCGAGACTTTGATCTCCATCCGTTGCTTTTGCTTTCATCATGATGTCTTTGAGATTCATAAAAATATGACTCTCGATTAATCAATTCATCGGGAATGATAAAATTATTTACCTTGGCTGGTAAAATACGACTCTTGATTTGTTAAAATGAtcattctattaaaaaaaaaaaataattagca from Pyrus communis chromosome 4, drPyrComm1.1, whole genome shotgun sequence harbors:
- the LOC137732415 gene encoding protein argonaute 7 is translated as MEDTENSNGNQKCHPKTRTLRGGTRANPQNHHHHQPLIHHANQFGFCNQNQYYQRYSSSYPALLPLPPLLPLQLALTPPLPPNHHFRSKTHLQKPSCRLNTPPFAASSQTQVPQLTISPKATEAYQKQTSSPFIGEDGRKLLTAARTGKAIVTARRPDSGGVEGTVISLLANHFLVQFDSSQQIFHYNVDISPNPSKEVARMIKQKLMEDNSAVLSGAIPAYDGRKNLYSAVEFRDDRLEFYVSLPIPASKPTLPYGAFNDLQEKHQEHKLFRVNIKLVSKLDAKELSSYLNNRGDEWKPLPQDYLHALDVVLREAPLEKCVPVGRSLYSSSMGGSKAIGGGAVGLRGFFQSLRPTQQGLALNVDFSVTAFHESVGVIPYLQKRLEFLQDLPQRKTRGLTEKERKEVEKALKNIRLFVCHRETVQRYRVFGLTEEATENLWFADRDGKNLRLLTYFKDHYNYDIQFRNLPCLQISRSKPCYLPMELCMICEGQKFLGKLSDDQTARILKMGCQRPKERKAIIDGVMRGPVGPTSGIQEREFKLHVSRDMTQLKGRVLQPPKLKLGDGGHVRDLIPSRLDRQWNLMDSHVFEGTRIERWALISFGGTPDQKNSIPKFIRQLSQRCEQLGIFLNKNTIVSPQFEPSQVLNNVSLLESKLKRIQRAASNNLQLLICVMERKHKGYGDLKRIADTSIGVLSQCCLYSNLGKLGSQFLANLALKINAKVGGCTVSLYNSLPSQIPRLLLADEPVIFLGADVTHPHPLDDFSPSVAAVVGSMNWPAANKYVSRMRSQTHRQEIIQDLDAMVEELLNEFCQEVGKLPKRIIFFRDGVSETQFYKVLQEELQSIKGACSKLPGYAPPITFAVVQKRHHTRLFPFKIDPSSKQNQLLDENIPPGTVVDTVITHPKEFDFYLCSHWGVKGTSRPTHYHILRDENEFTSDELQKLVNILCYTYARCTKPVSLVPPAYYAHLAAYRGRLYLERSESTTYTRSGSTLSRAGPPKEMALPKLSENVKKLMFYC